Below is a window of Herminiimonas arsenicoxydans DNA.
GGTGTCGCCGTCATCACCGTATTGAAATGACGCGCCACTCCCGATTCCGGCATGACCACGGTAGGACGTTCCATATCTTCGCGTATGGCAAGCGAGGCCGGCCGCACCCAGCGCGGTTGTGCTTCATGCAGCAGCAGTTCGGCCGAACGGATGATGGGCTCATGATGGAAGCGGTGTCGCATCACATTCCTGTTGATCACGTTGCCAAGCGCCACCAGCAGCATGCCCTGATGATGCGCCATGTAGGCGCGCACGATGGCCATGGTCTGGCTTTCCGCCCGGCGTCCGGGTGTGAAATCGAGCGCTTCGTAGAAGCCGTAACGACCCATCGCACCCATTTCTGCCATGCGGCGGAAATTTTCAACTGCGCTTTTCGGCATGTACATTGCGGCCAGACCGGTTGAGTATGGCGAAACAACGACGTCTTTTTCCAGTCCGCGTTTCAGGCCCAGGCCTGGTATGCCGAATGCCGAGTATTGATAGGTGAAGGCGCGATCGCGCAAATTCATCGCGGATTCGGAAACCCCCCACGGTACTTTGCGTTCCTTGCCGTATTCGATCTGGCGCGCAACGATGCTGCGGCAGGTTTGGTCCAGCATGCTGCCGCGCGGCGTCGAAATCACCAGCGACGGCATCAGGTATTCAAACATCGAGCCCGACCAGGAAGCCAGCACCGGTCCGTCTACGGAAGGCAGCATGCGCCGACCAAGGCGGAACCAGTGCGACGGCGGCGCCTGCCGTTCGGCGATGGCTACCATGCTGGCCAGGCGTGCTTCAGATGCCAGCAAATCGTAATAACTATCGTCCAGCCTGCCTTCATCGACGTTGTAGCCTATCGAAAACAGTTTGCGTTCCGCCGACATCAGGAAACGGAAATCCATTTCCATCGCCATGCTGCGCGCCGCATTTTCCAGCGCTGCCAGACGTCCCAGCCATTTTCCGGAGAGTACGCCTGCCTGTACCAGCGCCGCATCCAGTTCGTCGTAAAGCTCCTGCGGGATCACGCCGGGATCGAGCCGGTTCTGCGATGAAAACAGCCGTGCTGCATCGCGACGTACCGAGTCATACCGTTCCGGCAACTCTTCCAGTGCCACATCTGCATCGATCTGTTCATTGACGATCTGCCACAATTCTTCATTCTGCTTGCGCTCAAGATCCTGCGCCTGCAAATGCGCCCACGGCAGAATGGTCATGAAATCTTCGCAATGCGTGCGTACTGCATCGCGCAGTTCCCTCGCCCAGGCCAGCACTTCATTGTCGGTCATCCGGATTTCTGCTGAAAACGCTTGTGCCAGATCGGCCAGATTTTCCGCGCAGTCAGCCAGTTTTTTCCAGGCGCCATAACTGGACAGCCCGCTATCCAGCGTCAGCAACAGATCATTGAACTGTTCGACCGTCTTGCGCAGTTCCGTGATGCTGACGGTCTGCGTGCGCAATTCACGGCCTACGCCTTCAATCGCCAGACCCAATAACAGCGCCGTGTCGAGCATGCCGGCAGCGACGTTGCTGCGCAATACGCTCTGCTCGCGCGCATCCTTGCATGCCTGCGCCAGGACGAACAGGTGGCCCGCAAGATTGCCGCTATCGACAGTGGAAATGTAACGTGGCGACAGCACTTCCAGACGCTCGGTTTCATACCAGTTGTAAAAATGACCGTGATAGCGCGGCAGCACCTGCAGCGTTCTCATGGTCGCTTCCAGCCGCTCCATCATTTCGCCCAGGCCTATCCAGCCAAAATCGCGTGCACTGGCAACCGACAGCAGATACAGGCCGAAGTTGGTCGGTGAGGTGCGATGGGCAATCACCGGGTACGGATCTTCCTGGAAATTATCCGGCGGCAAATAATGATCCTGCGCCACGACGAAGGTCGTGAAGAAACGCCAGGTGCGACGTGCGATCAGGCGCAATTCGTTTTCTTCAGCGATTTCCAGAAACTCGACATCTTTATCGACCGGCGGCAGGCTGATCGTGCGCGCAATCACCGGGCTCAGCACCCACAACAAACCGAAAGGCAGCACCAGCAACCAGCGCTCCGGATTCAGGAAATACACGATCGCGACGATTGCCACCGCCACCAGCATGCCCATGCGGCCACGCCAGGCGAAGCTGGAAAGAGAATAGCGTTTGGATCTTCTGACTTGTGCGGATGTCACCCATTGCAGCAAGTTGCGGCGCGTGAATATCAAGCGGATCAGAGTGCGTACGATGGCGTCCAGCATCATCCACGCCCGCTGCACCAGCACCACCAGTGAAATGAAGATCACGGCAAGCGTATCCGGCAGCACGGCCAGGCCACGCCGCCAATGCGCCTTGAACGAAAGATCGTCGCGATGCGGCAGCAGATCGGAAATGAACTGGAATACGGACGGCGTAGCCAGCCCCACAATACCCAATATCAGCCAGGGCCAGATCGGGGCAGACTCAAGGCAGAACGCCGTCACCAGCACCAGCAGAATCGCAGGCGTCATCAGGGAGCGGCGCATGTTGTCGACGATTTTCATGCGGTCGATGATCGACATCGACACCCGGCCCAGGCTCAGCAACCACGGCAGCAATTGCCAGTCGCCACGGGTCCAGCGATGCTCGCGCGCCGCAGCTTCCTGGACATGCGAAGGAAAATCCTCGAACAGTTCAACGTCGTTGACCAGCGCACAGCGTGCCAGTGCACCTTCAAACAAGTCATGACTGAGCATGGTGTTTTCCGGCACCTTGCCGGACAGCGCCAGCTCAAACGCATCGACATCGTACAAGCCCTTGCCGGAATAACTGCCCCAGCCGAATACGTCCTGATACACGTCCGGTACCGCGCCGCCGTAAGGATCAACACCGCCGCGCGCGGAAAAGAAGCGCCGGAACAGCGTGCGCTCCTGCGGCATCGGCAGCGTCGGCGTAATGCGCGGTTGCAGAATGCCGTAGCCTTCAATGACCTGCTTGGTCACGGGATCGTGACGCGGCTGATTCAGCGGATGCGCTGCCACGCCGACCAGCGCACGCAATGCGCCTATCGGCAGGCGCGTATCCGCATCCAGCGTAATCACGTAACGCACATTGCGTGGCAAGGAATGATGTTCCGGCAGGAAGGAGGTATCGCGCGCGTCGCGCAACAGACGGTTGAATTCATGCAGCTTGCCGCGCTTGCGCTCCCAGCCCATCCACAAACCTTCTGACGCATTCCACAAACGGTTGCGATGCAGCACATAGAAACGCGTCTGCCCGCTCACACTGGGGCCGTAACGTGCATTCAGTTGTGCAATTTCGCGACGGGCTTTTTCCAGCAAGGGCAGATCCTGCGGCATATGCTGCTGTTTGGCATCGGCCCAGTCTGACAGCAGCGTGAAATACACTTCGCCATCCGGATTGGCAAGATAGTGCGTTTCCAGTTGCTGTATCTCTTCGTCCACGCCCTCTTCGCTGGTCAGCATCACAGGCACTGCGACAAAGGTGCGCAGGCTTTCCGAAATGTCCTCCAGCTCCAGTCGCGGCAAATGGCGCGGCCAGAACAGGCGCATCAATATTTTATTGACGATGGTGATGGCAATATCGGTGGCAGGAAAAAATCCCGCAACAATCAGCAGCGTCAAGGCAATGACAGAAAGCCCATGTCCACGCGTAGTCGACAGCGGAACAGCCAGCACAACGAAGCTGAAGAATATAATTGTCAGAGGATAGTACAGACTGGAATGCGCGACATAATGCCGCCTCATTTTTTGCGAAAAATGCGGCTGATACCCCAGCTCCGCTTCCAGATCGGTTCTCCCGCCGCCCAGCAGGTAATGGCCGGGATCGAGCGCGCGTTCGTCGGCAACGATGTCGTCGTGCTCCATCTGGCTGCGGTGGAATTCGATCTTGCGTACCAGCGCATCGGCAATCTGCTGCTCCGAATAGTGTGCGTTCAGGGCAATTTGCTGAATGATCTTGCGATAGCGATCGCGCGTCAAAAAATCCAGCGCAACATAATTCGGCAGCGTTTGCAGTTTTTTCTCGACCAGGCTGGCTGATTCAAAAAATAGCCGCCAATCGAAACTGGCAATGCCGCGCATGCTGGTGATGATATTGCGTATCGTCTGATTGGCAGCGACTTGCGTCGTATGCTCGCGCAGCACCAGATCGTCTATGGTCAGGCCCTGCTCTGCCAGGCGCCCGCCCAGCGTATCCAGCAAGCTTGTAAATCCCGGTTGCTGATAGCGCAGACGTTGCACCAGTTGCACCACGAATGGCTGCCGCAGGCGGCCCGGCCGCAATACCAGCGGCGGCTGTTCGCTCTCCTGCGTCTTCTGCGCAATCACAATCAGATCGTTGGCAAAATCGTCAGCCTCCTGCCGCGCCGCCTGTGCCGTGACGACACGTAACGCAACCTGACGCAGATGTGCCAGCAGCACTGCACGCATGACAATGGGCAAGGCCCACAATTCCGCCATCGTCAATGCCTGCACACGTTGATAGGCTTGTACAAAACGCAGAAACAAATCGGTATCGAAGTGATTGTCGGTATGCTCGGCAAAGGCCCAGCACAAACCATAGATGCGCGGCTTGCCGGCAAATTCGCCGTCCGATAACTTCGGCAGCGATTTGTATACGCGGCGCGACATGTTTTCCACCACGCCGACGACACTTTCCTCGACGACATGCAGATTATCGAGCAGCCATTCAGCAGCAGAAGTAATGGCGCGGCGTTCGGCTGCCGCACGCTCGATCGCCGCATGCGCGGCAAGTAGTGCACGGCCATCATCACGCACCAGGGCGGAAAGGGATCGGTGAAAAGGAGCGGGGCCGATTTTTTGTGTGGCGGCCAGTTGCGCTGCAAGTGCTTCCAGCTTTTCCGCGCTATATATTTCCGCTCGTACCCGCTCTTCGGAAATATCTTCTACTGTTTCGGCCGCCGAAAAAAATGGAATGTATTTGAGGATTTTATTAAACAAGAGCGTCCTCGCGTTTCACGTATGGGGCATGCGTCTCATGATCAGGCTGATACACGCGACAATGAGAGCCTGTTATCGAAAGCAGGCGGACTTTACTGATGACGAAAGATCGCATCGCACATGCGTGAGCTGCATGCGTCGGGATAGTACTGACCATATTTTTTCCTCCCGCTTGTGCGGTTTGTAGATCGACATGGTGGTCCGTATTTTGCTCAGTTGGAGGCAGGAAATGAGCAAGAGTTCCCAACTTTGAAATTGCAGTAGAGCGGAATATTGGTACTTGTAATCGGGCAGCGTTGGTGCTGCTCGCTCTGCGCCGCATTCTTTTGCAAAAAGCAGGTCTGACAGAAAACAACTACGGAGAGGTTACCATGCGCAGCAAACTCATCAACGATGGCTCAGAGAAAACATATGCCTTGATACTGGAAACAGGAGAAGAGGTGGTCAGCCAGTTGCAGCGTTTCATCAAGGAAAACGATCTGGCAGCCAGCCGTTTCACGGCAATCGGCGCATTCAGCAGCGCGACGCTGGCCTATTTCAACTGGGATCAAAAAGACTATGAAAAAATTGCCGTCAGTGAACAGGTCGAAGTATTGTCCCTGATCGGCGACGTGGCCAAGCAGGATGGCGAATCGAAAAGCCATATCCACGTCGTCGTCGGCAAACGCGATGGCAGCGCACACGGCGGCCATCTGCTGCAAGCCTATGTACGACCCACGCTGGAAATCATCCTGACGGAATCGCCCGCCTACCTCAAACGCAGCTTCGATGCAGAAAGCGGTTTGGCGCTCATCGATATCGGCTGACGGCTACTGCGCGGCAGCAACAATCTGCAAGAAATGCAGGCATCGTTTGCAAAAAATGCACGCAATACGGCCTTAGTCAGTCAACGGATTTTTCGGATAAATAAATTCCAGTTCGGCATCCGCTCCTATGCGCAATGCCGTGCCGTGCAAGGCCGTGTCGGCAATCGCATCATCGTCGGCATGGACCGCCACTGCAATATGGCTGTTATCCCTGATGGTCCTGAACCACCATACATGCGGCGCACTGAAAACTGCACGTCCTTGTACCAAAAGGCCGACTATATTCATGTTGTCATCACCCATATTGGCTACCAGTACGCCCTGCTTGCGCAAAACACGTTTGCAGTCGCTGACAAAATTGCGCGAGCGCAAAGCCTGCGGTGCACCATCGGCATCGAAACCATCCAGCAAAATGACATCTGCCGATGCCGCTGTCATCTGCGCCAGGTACTGCACCGCGTCGACATGCAAGACCTGCAAACGCGCATCGTCGGGCGGGATCATGAAGCGATCGCGCAAGGCGATGACGTCAGCATTCGATTCCAGCACCGTCATGCGGACTGCCGGCAACTGCCGATAACAGTATTTGACCAGCGAGCCGCCACCCAGCCCGATCAGCAGAATATGTTGCGGCGCCGGATGCAGGGCAAGAAAGCGGCTCATCATCTGTGTATACATAAGCACCAGTTCGTCAGGCGCCGACAAACGCATCGCACTTTGCACCACATGTTCATTGAAATGCAGCGTACGGATATCGCCATCATCGAAAATGAACGGTTTGTCGTTACGTGCCAGCGCTTTGGTTTTTTCTATGCGTTCCGGGCTGAAAAATTGCATGGAGTGGTCATTGGAGAAAAAGAAAAACGCAGTGTGAAACGATCTTGCCGCAAAGTCAAAACCGGCGAACGATGCAAAGTCCCGCCATTCGCTGCTACCATGTTTGCATGACTGCCTCCGCATCCACTTTCAGCACCCTCAGGACCATGGGACGCGCCATGCTGCGCTGGCTGATAGGCGGCTGGCGCATTGTACTGTTCGGCATGCTGGTGCTGTCGCTGTCGTTCTCGCCTGCGACTTACCAGCGCGACAACCGGCACGCCATCGCCTATCAAATCGTGCTCGGCACCACGGCCAACCTGGTCTGGTTTTCCGTACTGACGGCTCTGGCGAGCCTGATCCTGATTCGCATCGTGGTCGTCACTGCACTGAGTTACGGCCTGTCCAAATATGCGCTGGAAATGGTGGTACGGGTACTGGTGCTGGAACTCATACCACTCACTGCCGCCCTGTTTGTGGCCTTGCGCCGCACTCTGCCGGATGGCGTCGAGCTGGCTGAAATGCGCGCGCGCGGTGAACTGGAAAGTCTGCAACGCCAGGGTATCGATCCGATCCGGCGCGAATTTTTTCCACGTGCCGTGGCCGGCGTATTTTCCGTGCTGATGCTGGCTGCCGTCAGTTGCGTCCTGTCGCTGATTCTGGCTTATCTTTCCATCTACGGTTTCACGCATTGGGCGCTGGCCGGCTACACGCGTGTGGTCGGACAGATTTTCAATCCCGCCGTCTCGATGATATTCCTGCTCAAGACGCTCTTCTTCAGCCTGGCCGTATCCCTGATCCCGATGGCGTCTTCACTTTACGATACGCGCAGCACGCAGTTGCACAGCCGCTCCAAGGCCGCGAATGAACTGGCGGCGATGGTGCGGCTGTTTTTCGTTATCCTGTTGATCGAGATTGCTTCGCTGATGGGTAATTATTATTAATGTCCATTCCTGACTCCACTACGGCACCCGACCCCCATGCAAGAACAAGCTGATCTTCCCTCACCCCCTCCTCAGCCGCCACCCCCGGCGCCGGATAACCTTGAATTCAAGGCGGCCATCCTGCTGCTGTTCCTGATCGCGCTGATCTGCGGCTCGGTCGCATACCTGATGTATGCGCGCGGCGCATTCGAGGTGACGCAGGAACTGGTATTGCTGGCCGACGATTCGGAAGGCGTGGTGGTCGGCATGGATCTCACCTTTTCCGGTTTCCCGGTAGGCCGCGTCAGCCGCATCGAACTCAGCAAGGAAGGCAAGGCGCGCATGATCGTCGATGTGGCGCAAAAGGATGCGCACTGGCTGCGTACTTCCAGCGTCTTCGCCATGGAGCGCGGCATCGTCGGCAGCACGCGCATACGCGCCTACACCGGCGTGCCGGCTGATCCACCGCTGCCGCCAGGCGCCGAGCGCACCTTGCTGGTCGGCGATGTGGCAGCGGAAATTCCGCTGCTGGTCGCATCCGCCAAGCAATTGATTGAAAATTTGAACGGTCTGACTTCGGCCGAATCGGCACTTAATGCCAGCCTTGCCAATTTGCAGGGATTGACGGAAAAATTCAACGGCCCGCATGGCGCCATCGGCGGCCTGTTCGGCAATGACAAGGATGCACAGAAATTGGTCACGACGCTGGAGCGCGCCAATACCGTGCTGGCAAACGTCGATGGCTTGCTGGTCAAAACCGATACTCAGATATTCGGCAAGGACGACAATAGCCAGGCCACCGTGGTGCAACTCAATGCGATGCTCGGCGAAGCCAGATCCAGCTTGAAAAAGGTCGATGCGGTACTGGTCGATGCGCATGCAATCAGCGCCAATGCCAGAATCGCCACCGGCGATCTGGACGTGTTGCGCGCCGATGTCGATCGCAGCCTGCGCAAGGTAGAACAACTGGTGAATGAAATCAATCGTAAATGGCCGTTTGCACGTGACACGGAGTTGACCCTGCCATGACCTCGCCTTTCCCACGACTTGTTTTTTTTGCCGGCCTGGCCGCCCTGCTCGCTGCCTGTGCCGGCACACCGGTACCGGACTGGCAAATGAACGCCAGGACTGCAATCGAACGCGCTACCGCCGCCTACCTGGAAGGCAATACGCGGGTCGAAATGCAGGAATTCAAACAGGCGCGCAGTGAAATCGCCCGCACCGGCCGTACCGATCTACTGGCGCGGGTAGAGCTCACACGCTGTGCCGGCCGTGTTGCCAGCCTGGTGCTGGAAGACTGCACCGAATTTGAAAAATTGCGGCTGGATGCCGCCGCGCCGGAACGCGCTTACGCCGACTTTCTCGCCGGGCGCATCAAAGCACAGGACATTGCCTTGCTGCCGCCGCAACATCGCGCCGTAGCAGGCGCTACTTCTGATACAGCAGCCACCGCTGCCTTGCAGAATATCGCAGACCCATTGGCGCAACTGGTCGCCGCCGGCGTCCTGTTGCGCAGCAATCGTGCCACGCCGGCGGTACTGACAGCCGCAGTCGATACCGCATCCGCACAAGGATGGCGCCGTCCATTGCTGGCATGGCTGGGCGTACAGGCCTTGCGCGCAGAAAATGCCGGCGATACCGTCGCCGCCGAGCACTTGCGCAGACGCATTGCGCTGGTACAAAACGCCGCGAATTCCGGCCAGCCATAAAGCCGCACGCAGAGTTAAGCTTTCATCTGTCATTGCAGGACTACCCATGGATCAAAATACCCGCGAAGAACTGCGCCATCTGCTATCAGCCTCAGGAACCATGGCTGGCCTGTGCATCACCGGCGTTACGCTTTTTTCAACCGTAGGCAGAACAGTGGGTGGAACGGTCGTCGACGATATCTTCGTCCTCAGCGCACTCCTCTTCCTGCTTTGCACTTACTGCGTTTTCTGGGCCTTGCGCACCAAACATCGCCGCATCGTGCAATTGCTGACGCGCATAGCTGAAATCCTGTTCGCTGTTGCGCTGACGACGATGGTGTCGGCGGGATTCATCATGGCGTATACCTTGTGGTGAGTTCCCGGCCTTGCCGTTATGCGACCTGCCCGTTTCACTCCTGATGAACGCGACTGACGGCCGACTGTGGTTGAGTTGCAGAAAAACCGTTAAAAATTTCACATAAACCTTTTATACTGTACGTATATACAGTATATTGATAACTCACCGGCACGCGGTGTCTTGTCCCAAACAGCATTTTGGAGGTTTTATGGCTGCACTGGCTTCTGCTCTTCCTTTTTCCATTTCGTCCGTTCTTGCTTCGCAGCCGGATTCAATCTGGCTGCACGATCAGATCGGAGCGTCCCGCTCCAAAGCGATTTCGTCCGGATATCGCGAACTGGATCAGCAGTTGCCGCATGGTGGCTGGCCGCCTTCGGTTTTGACGGAATTGCTGCTTACCAATCCCGGCGTCGGTGAATTGCGTTTGCTGGCATCAACACTGACGCACATCACGCAAACCGGCAAAACCGTGGTGGTACTGGCCCCTGCCTATCTTGCAGTCGCTACCAGCCTGGCCGCGTGCGGGATAGACATGAGCAAAGTCACGCTGATAGAAGCAGACAAACCGGCAGACAAGATCTGGGCCGTGGAGCAGGCATTGAAAAGCGCCAGCTTCGGTGCATTGCTGTGCTGGTTGCCGCAAGCCAGAGACGACCATTTGCGCCGCCTGCACCTGGCGGCTGCGAACACGCAAGGATGGACGTTTTTGTTTCGCCCTTTGGACGCGCAAACCCAGGCATCGCCCGCACCCTTGCGCATGCTCTGCAAGCCGCTGGCGATCGGACGCCTTTCGGTAGAGATCATCAAGCGTCGCGGCCCGGTGCATATTGAGCCGATTATCTTGCCGCTGGAGATTCCCGAGATATTGCTCAAACCGCTCGCGACACGTGCCCTCGGCAAACCCGTTTTCAGCATGCCTTCTTATAGCGTGAACCGCTACGCGCTTGCCGCCACTGCCGCCCGACATCGCGCCACGCTGCTGTCCTAGAAGAATTCCCGGATGCAAAAAGGCCGCACATGTGCGGCCTTTTTGCATGTATCAAGTTAGATTGATTACGTTAAATTAATTGCGCTGGATTAGTAGGTACCCGGGATCAGAATTTTCCTGTCGACTTTTTTCACGTCCGTCAGACCGCAAAATGCCATCGTCAGATCCAGTTCCCGCTCGATGATTTCCAGGCACTTGCTCACACCCTCTTCGCCCATCGCGCCCAAACCATACAGGAAGGAACGACCGATATACGTGCCCTTCGCCCCCAGGGCAAGTGCCTTGATCACATCCTGCCCGGAACGGATGCCGCCATCCATGTGCACTTCGATCTGATCGCCGACTGCTTCGACGATACTCGGCAATGCCGCGATGCTGGACAGCGCACCATCAAGCTGGCGGCCACCGTGGTTGGAGACGATGATCGCATCGGCGCCGCTGGCCACGGCAAGCCGCGCATCTTCGGCATCCATGATGCCCTTGATGATCAGCTTGCCGCCCCAGCATTTCTTGATCCATTCGACGTCTTTCCAGGACAAGGCCAGATCGAATTGCTGCGAGGTCCAGGCCGACAGCGAGGACATGTCCGACACATCACTGGCATGACCGACGATATTGCCGAAACTGCGTCGCCTGGTACCCAGCATGCCCATGCACCAGCGCGGCTTGCCCATCATGTTCAGGATGTTGGGGATGGTCAGCTTGGGTGGCGCCGACAAGCCGTTCTTCAAATCCTTGTGACGCTGCCCCAGAATCTGCAAGTCCAGTGTCAATACCAGTGCCGAACATTTCGCCGCCTTGGCGCGTTCGATCAGACGTTCGATGAAGGGACGGTCTTTCATCACATACAGCTGGAACCAGAACGGCTTGCTGGTGTGGGCGGCAATATCCTCGATCGAACAGATGCTCATGGTCGACAAGGTAAAGGGGATGCCGAATTTCTCGGCGGCCCTGGCCGCGAGAATTTCTCCGTCTGCATGCTGCATGCCGGTCAAGCCGGTCGGTGCAATCGCCACCGGCATATGTACCTCCTGCCCCACCATGGTGGTTTTCAGCGTGCGATTTTCCATATTGACCGCGACCCGCTGGCGAAATTTCATCCTGGCGAAATCCTCGCTGTTCGCACGATAGGTCGATTCAGTCCAGGAACCGGAATCGGCGTAATCGTAAAACATGCGCGGCACGCGCTTTTGCGCCAGTACGCGCAGATCTTCGATATTGGTAATGACAGGCATCAGATGATTTCCTTTTCGCGATCAGGCAGGACCGCAGGCTCCGTATTCTTTGAAGATGCGTACCAAACACTATGCTGCTCCTGCAGGTTTGGGCAACAACTCCTCCGCTTTTCTACCAATATTCTATTTCCTCTTCGTGCTGCATGAGATGAATGTTTTTAACCGATAGCGGCGATTCTTCACAAGCGACCTGCCGGACCGCCCCGCTGCCATCCATTCACCGCACTTCGCCTGGATGTCATATGGCGACTACCCGGCATAGGAACTGCGTCATTTGCGGTAAATAATATTTGCATTCAACATGCAACATATTTACACTTGCCTGCCGTGAAAAATACCAGCATTGTTGCATCCGGGACGGATACAGGCGACAGTACGCGTTGCCGATTTTGGCAACAGCATTGCTAGACGTATCATATTGTGATGTAATAACGGGCTTACGAATTCGTCAGGGATAATATGGTTCTATCGAAATTGAAGTTGCTTCTCCGTATTGTTCCCGCATCTGGATTGGTTGATCGTTATGAAAAAATGCGCGCTTGCGCGGGCGCATTATTCGGTATCGTACTCACTGCTCTTTGCAGCTACTTTATTCTTGGCAAGGATATCAATGCCGCCTGGCTGATTGCCCCCATGGGCGCATCGTCAGTGCTGCTGTTCGCCGTTCCCGCCAGTCCTCTTGCCCAACCGTGGTCCATCATGGGCGGCAATATCATCGCGGCGATCATCGGTGTGACTTGCGCAAAATTTGTAGGTGAACCGATCCTGGCGGCAGGCTTGGCGGCCTCGCTTGCCATCGGCGCCATGTTTACCTTTCGCTGCATCCATCCGCCCAGCGGCGCGGTAGCGCTGACGGCCGTCCTGGGCGGCCCGGCTGTGCATGCCATGGGTTACAGCTTTGTACTGATACCGGTCGCCTTGAATTCACTGCTGCTGTTGCTGACTGCGCTGTTTTTCAATAATGCAACCGGACGCCGTTATCCGCACATCGTGCAACCGGATCGCGGCAACAAGCACAACACCAAGGACGTCGCACCGACCGAGCGTACTGGTATCACACCGGAGGATCTGGATGTCGTTCTGGCACGCTACAATCAAGTACTGGATATCAGCCGCGACGATCTGGAATCCATCATGCTGCAG
It encodes the following:
- a CDS encoding Conserved hypothetical protein; putative ABC transporter (Evidence 4 : Homologs of previously reported genes of unknown function) gives rise to the protein MQEQADLPSPPPQPPPPAPDNLEFKAAILLLFLIALICGSVAYLMYARGAFEVTQELVLLADDSEGVVVGMDLTFSGFPVGRVSRIELSKEGKARMIVDVAQKDAHWLRTSSVFAMERGIVGSTRIRAYTGVPADPPLPPGAERTLLVGDVAAEIPLLVASAKQLIENLNGLTSAESALNASLANLQGLTEKFNGPHGAIGGLFGNDKDAQKLVTTLERANTVLANVDGLLVKTDTQIFGKDDNSQATVVQLNAMLGEARSSLKKVDAVLVDAHAISANARIATGDLDVLRADVDRSLRKVEQLVNEINRKWPFARDTELTLP
- a CDS encoding hypothetical protein; putative membrane protein (Evidence 5 : No homology to any previously reported sequences), with amino-acid sequence MDQNTREELRHLLSASGTMAGLCITGVTLFSTVGRTVGGTVVDDIFVLSALLFLLCTYCVFWALRTKHRRIVQLLTRIAEILFAVALTTMVSAGFIMAYTLW
- a CDS encoding Conserved hypothetical protein (Evidence 4 : Homologs of previously reported genes of unknown function), whose product is MTSPFPRLVFFAGLAALLAACAGTPVPDWQMNARTAIERATAAYLEGNTRVEMQEFKQARSEIARTGRTDLLARVELTRCAGRVASLVLEDCTEFEKLRLDAAAPERAYADFLAGRIKAQDIALLPPQHRAVAGATSDTAATAALQNIADPLAQLVAAGVLLRSNRATPAVLTAAVDTASAQGWRRPLLAWLGVQALRAENAGDTVAAEHLRRRIALVQNAANSGQP
- a CDS encoding putative ABC-type transport system involved in resistance to organic solvents, permease component (Evidence 3 : Function proposed based on presence of conserved amino acid motif, structural feature or limited homology; Product type pt : putative transporter), which encodes MGRAMLRWLIGGWRIVLFGMLVLSLSFSPATYQRDNRHAIAYQIVLGTTANLVWFSVLTALASLILIRIVVVTALSYGLSKYALEMVVRVLVLELIPLTAALFVALRRTLPDGVELAEMRARGELESLQRQGIDPIRREFFPRAVAGVFSVLMLAAVSCVLSLILAYLSIYGFTHWALAGYTRVVGQIFNPAVSMIFLLKTLFFSLAVSLIPMASSLYDTRSTQLHSRSKAANELAAMVRLFFVILLIEIASLMGNYY
- a CDS encoding conserved hypothetical protein; putative nucleoside triphosphate hydrolase domain (Evidence 4 : Homologs of previously reported genes of unknown function) encodes the protein MAALASALPFSISSVLASQPDSIWLHDQIGASRSKAISSGYRELDQQLPHGGWPPSVLTELLLTNPGVGELRLLASTLTHITQTGKTVVVLAPAYLAVATSLAACGIDMSKVTLIEADKPADKIWAVEQALKSASFGALLCWLPQARDDHLRRLHLAAANTQGWTFLFRPLDAQTQASPAPLRMLCKPLAIGRLSVEIIKRRGPVHIEPIILPLEIPEILLKPLATRALGKPVFSMPSYSVNRYALAATAARHRATLLS
- a CDS encoding conserved hypothetical protein; putative DNA-binding motif (Evidence 4 : Homologs of previously reported genes of unknown function) yields the protein MRSKLINDGSEKTYALILETGEEVVSQLQRFIKENDLAASRFTAIGAFSSATLAYFNWDQKDYEKIAVSEQVEVLSLIGDVAKQDGESKSHIHVVVGKRDGSAHGGHLLQAYVRPTLEIILTESPAYLKRSFDAESGLALIDIG
- a CDS encoding Conserved hypothetical protein, putative spermidine synthase (Evidence 4 : Homologs of previously reported genes of unknown function), producing MQFFSPERIEKTKALARNDKPFIFDDGDIRTLHFNEHVVQSAMRLSAPDELVLMYTQMMSRFLALHPAPQHILLIGLGGGSLVKYCYRQLPAVRMTVLESNADVIALRDRFMIPPDDARLQVLHVDAVQYLAQMTAASADVILLDGFDADGAPQALRSRNFVSDCKRVLRKQGVLVANMGDDNMNIVGLLVQGRAVFSAPHVWWFRTIRDNSHIAVAVHADDDAIADTALHGTALRIGADAELEFIYPKNPLTD